One region of Primulina tabacum isolate GXHZ01 chromosome 1, ASM2559414v2, whole genome shotgun sequence genomic DNA includes:
- the LOC142555080 gene encoding choline-phosphate cytidylyltransferase 2-like, translating to MGGSGAGISNSVEPPSSSDYPVRVYADGIYDLFHFGHARALEQAKLAFPNTYLMVGCCNDETTHKYKGKTVMTESERYESLRHCKWVDEVIPDAPWVINQEFLDKHRIDYVAHDALPYADTSGAGKDVYEFVKAVGRFKETKRTEGISTSDIIMRIVKDYNQYVLRNLDRGYTRKELNVSYVREKGLRVNMRLKKLQEKVKEHQEKVGEKIQTVAKTAGIHRNIWVENADRWVAGFLEMFEEGCHKMGTAIRDRIQELSQQGQGLLLNGQRSSDNDEDEFYYDEDEDEYYYYDEDEDDVEYYDSDEKK from the exons ATGGGCGGAAGTGGCGCTGGTATCAGCAATTCCGTGGAACCTCCATCCTCGTCCGACTACCCCGTTCGTGTGTACGCCGATGGGATCTACGATCTTTTCCATTTCGGCCACGCTCGAGCTCTCGAACAGGCCAAACTTGC CTTCCCAAATACGTACTTGATGGTTGGATGTTGCAACGATGAGACTACTCACAAGTACAAGGGAAAGACTGTTATGACCGAATCTGAGCGCTATGAATCGCTTCGCCATTGCAA GTGGGTTGATGAGGTTATCCCTGATGCCCCATGGGTAATAAACCAGGAGTTTCTTGACAAGCACCGAATCGACTATGTGGCGCATGATGCTCTTCC TTATGCGGATACCAGTGGAGCTGGAaaggatgtttatgaattt GTCAAAGCTGTTGGAAGATTTAAAGAGACTAAAAGGACAGAAGGAATTTCAACTTCGGACATCATAATGAGAATAGTCAAAGACTATAATCAATATGTCTTGCGGAATTTGGATCGTGGATACACAAGAAAGGAGCTCAATGTTAGCTATGTTAGG GAAAAGGGATTAAGGGTGAACATGAGACTGAAGAAGTTAcaagaaaaagtcaaagaaCACCAAGAAAAAGTGGGCGAGAAG ATACAAACTGTTGCAAAGACAGCTGGCATACATCGCAATATTTGGGTTGAAAATGCAGATCGTTGGGTTGCTGGATTTCTCGAAATGTTTGAGGAAGGCTGCCATAAAATG GGAACGGCCATTAGGGACCGGATTCAAGAATTAAGCCAACAGGGACAGGGATTGCTACTAAACGGGCAAAGAAGTAGCGACAATGATGAGGATGAATTCTATTACGACGAGGATGAGgatgaatattattattatgatgaGGATGAGGATGATGTAGAATACTATGACAGTGATGAGAAGAAATGA
- the LOC142520427 gene encoding uncharacterized protein LOC142520427: MSHISSHGNPLPPVKVVEYLESSMSSELLCKFPDNSAFDFDYSQSSIWSPLVPRTFVNGQDGCLELSRKLQYDENDFTGLLKNSKKFAANIKKKFTSVVSDNICMYQRMKMNKRKSFGFSPVPSSGRLKASSPTPRKKWAKAMKAASKHFKKKQKERSNPSSFTRKISPVTCQTAT, translated from the exons ATGTCTCACATTTCTTCCCATGGGAATCCATTACCACCTGTAAAAGTGGTGGAGTATTTGGAATCATCCATGTCCAGCGAGCTTCTCTGCAAGTTCCCGGACAACTCTGCCTTCGACTTCGATTACTCTCAGAGTTCTATTTGGTCCCCTTTGGTTCCCCGGACCTTTGTTAATGGCCAGGATGGATGCCTAGAACTTTCAAGAAAGCTACAGTACGATGAAAATGATTTCACGGGGTTGCTAAAAAATTCCAAGAAATTTGCAGCCAATATCAAGAAAAAGTTCACCAGTGTTGTCTCTGATAACATTTGCATGTACCAAAGAATGAAGATGAATAAGAGGAAGTCCTTTGGTTTTTCTCCGGTGCCGTCTTCGGGTCGCCTTAAGGCGTCTTCCCCAACACCAAGAAAG AAATGGGCTAAAGCAATGAAAGCTGCTTCGAAACATttcaagaaaaaacaaaaagaaagatcCAATCCATCTTCATTTACAAGAAAGATCTCTCCAGTTACCTGCCAGACTGCAACTTGA
- the LOC142555064 gene encoding serine/threonine protein phosphatase 2A 59 kDa regulatory subunit B' zeta isoform-like: protein MGPSRSFSNGTNVPTNSNQVKVLSFDASPTLVNYAVACEGLPSLRDILSSERENILITKLRMCSIVFDFTDPTTHVNEKDVKRRMLLELVDYISSVNSKFSEVSMQEMTKMVSTNLFRALPLFDHDVKLPGGVYDPEEEEPKLDPSWGHLQVVYEFLLRFVVSSQTDAKLAKRYIDHSFVLRLLDLFDSEDQREREYLKTIIHRVYGKFMVHRPFIRKSINNIFYNFIFEIEKHNGIAELLEILGSIINGFALPLKEEHKLFLVRALIPLHKPKCMSIYHQQLSYCIIQFLEKDCKLADTVIHGLLKYWPLTNSSKEVMFLSELEEIMEATQAAEFQHCMVSLFRQIGFCLISSHFQVAERALLLWNSDHIRNLITLNHRVILPIILPSLEKNTNNHWNQAIQSLTLNVRSVFTDVDPSHFEDCLAKFKEDEIEKKETLKRRESIWRALENVASSTAVSGEAILLSKFQSSVGIATTASSETVVSG from the exons ATGGGTCCTTCTCGATCTTTTAGCAATGGGACAAATGTCCCAACAAACTCAAACCAAGTCAAAGTATTGAGCTTTGATGCCAGCCCCACATTGGTGAATTATGCAGTCGCTTGTGAAGGGTTGCCTAGCTTGCGAGACATCCTGAGCTCAGAAAGAGAGAATATTCTTATAACAAAGTTGAGAATGTGTTctatagtatttgatttcacagaCCCCACTACACATGTGAACGAGAAAGATGTTAAGAGGCGGATGCTGCTTGAGTTGGTCGATTACATTTCATCAGTGAATTCAAAGTTCAGTGAGGTTTCCATGCAGGAAATGACAAAGATGGTCTCAACTAATCTGTTTAGAGCGTTACCTTTATTCGATCATGACGTTAAACTGCCAGGTGGTGTGTATGATCCAGAAGAGGAAGAGCCGAAGTTGGATCCTTCGTGGGGACATCTCCAGGTTGTGTATGAGTTCCTATTGAGATTTGTTGTTTCGTCACAAACTGATGCTAAGCTGGCCAAAAGATACATTGACCATTCTTTTGTGCTGAGGTTGCTAGACCTGTTTGATTCAGAAGATCAAAGGGAGAGGGAATACTTGAAAACTATTATACATCGTGTATATGGGAAGTTTATGGTTCATAGACCTTTTATCAGGaaatcaatcaataatatatTCTATAATTTTATCTTTGAGATAGAGAAGCATAACGGCATTGCAGAATTGCTGGAGATATTGGGAAGCATAATTAATGGGTTTGCTTTACCTCTAAAGGAAGAGCATAAGCTTTTTCTTGTGCGGGCACTGATTCCCCTTCATAAACCAAAGTGCATGTCTATCTACCATCAGCAGCTGTCTTATTGTATCATTCAATTTTTGGAGAAAGATTGCAAGCTGGCTGATACGGTCATCCATGGTCTTTTAAAGTACTGGCCTTTAACCAATAGTTCCAAGGAGGTAATGTTTTTAAGTGAATTGGAGGAAATCATGGAAGCAACACAAGCTGCTGAATTTCAGCACTGCATGGTCTCTTTGTTCCGTCAAATTGGCTTCTGTCTCATCAGCTCACATTTTCAG GTAGCTGAACGTGCTCTCCTGCTATGGAATAGTGACCACATAAGGAATCTAATTACTCTAAACCACAGAGTAATACTCCCTATTATACTCCCTTCGCTGGAGAAGAACACAAATAATCACTGGAATCAGGCTATTCAGAGCCTAACTCTTAATGTACGAAGTGTGTTTACTGATGTCGATCCATCACACTTCGAGGATTGCTTAGCAAAATTCAAAGAAGACGAGatagagaaaaaggaaacactGAAAAGGCGAGAATCAATATGGAGGGCATTAGAAAATGTGGCTTCCTCTACTGCTGTGAGTGGTGAGGCTATCCTTTTATCTAAGTTCCAATCTTCTGTTGGCATAGCTACCACGGCTAGTTCTGAAACAGTTGTGAGTGGTTGA
- the LOC142555089 gene encoding uncharacterized protein LOC142555089 → MTSITVGPSLTSFTTNRTRTHHKFSSTSLANCRGIRAMRIEKSLEELYNVRVERKVSKDRLSELGVSRWSVWKTGKCRIPWDWHVDQLVYVEEGEVRVVPQGSKRYMQFLAGDLIRYPKWFEADLYFNDFYQERYSFRAYGDD, encoded by the coding sequence ATGACCAGCATTACGGTGGGTCCATCCCTTACCTCCTTCACCACAAACAGAACCAGGACACATCATAAATTTTCAAGCACCAGTCTCGCAAATTGTCGAGGCATACGAGCTATGAGGATAGAGAAGTCACTGGAGGAGCTCTACAACGTGAGAGTGGAAAGGAAGGTGTCAAAAGACAGGTTATCGGAGCTTGGCGTTTCGAGGTGGTCTGTGTGGAAGACAGGAAAATGCAGGATTCCATGGGACTGGCACGTCGATCAGTTGGTTTATGTCGAGGAAGGGGAAGTGAGGGTCGTGCCTCAAGGGAGCAAGCGGTACATGCAATTCTTGGCTGGGGACTTGATTCGGTATCCGAAATGGTTTGAAGCAGATCTTTACTTCAATGATTTTTATCAGGAGCGGTATAGCTTCAGAGCTTACGGTGATGATTAG
- the LOC142514743 gene encoding uncharacterized protein LOC142514743 produces the protein MVGEDEGSSAGSKSPTVAEELMELRQKMKVLEGQLERRSVARVVPRGCPFSDIIVREPLPGNFKSAKVKDYDGNADPEEHLARFENMAMLHCYTDRIKFKVFLTTLVDSAQRWFEGLTSQSISSFEDFQKVFLHHFSSSKKYKKTVFSLFEVKQNPEESLKAYIRRFNRVALDVPTCATETKTTAFTQGLREGEFFKSLTKKVPGDFEDLLSRAEKYINIEEAQKQKRDSVRKEKGDRMSKPEERGQKRGNTWHFSHHVPLKIAREREVQKCSRDLAPDHQLSRPEKSEFCSFHKVCHHNTENCSQRPRVPPWTSRPPGSSARGGSVRNIPRIEPSRRREPEPERKKNSPPATGMIKMILGDSTDGDSNRARKGRSRRECLEVEGARRNEAIISFGPEDLRGVSLPHNDALVIQARVANYDILRVFVDSGSSVNVIFKDVFVQMDLQDYHLEAVETALFGFAGHMVYPEGEIMLPLTLGSQDLKRTVMTSFTVVDSPSSYNIILGRPAMNELRAVASTYHQKIKFQVGARVGEVRGDQPSSQKCYVEAVRADQSRTRKEGKKARVDGERTMGRGEVHFVAEEEQEELTGISPLIAEHQLNILPRSHPVKQKKRHFGPEKDKVIDAQIKELLKAGHIREIQFPTWLSNVVLNAGATYQRLMDKVFEKQLGRNVEVYVDDILSKSREGASFISDLEETFATLMHYGIKLNPAKYIFGVKSGKFLGFILTDRGIEVNQEKVESVLSMPSPRSVNEVQKLTGRIASLSRFISRSAHRSYLFFQILRKAQQFGWDEKCEQAFQDLKIHLAGLPVLVKPEPGEKLYVYLSATEYAVSSVLIKEEGTDQKPVYYVSHALRGPELRPLGRIMTHSEVSGRMIKWTVELGEYDIEYKPRVAIKAQALSDFLSEMIQPSEEEVWKVSVDGASSLMGCGVGVVLVSPLGENVKLALRIDSRITNNEAEYEAVLAGIRAAREVGASRIILYSDSQLITQQIKGIYEAKDDKMLKYLRLIRAQAESFMDWSIEQVPREENSEADALAKMAASLSEVNTREVLHITRLVLSTEEEASPMPEDSWMTPLIAYITNHELPEDKARAQKIKRQAPRFVLLNKILYRISFQGPLLKCLNEKKVDYVLREIHEGCCAEHLGGMYLTRKTMLARFWWPTLKQDSAHLVQICEGCQHHSNFSYSPATLMKPIWASCPFDQWGMDIVGPFPVVRAQKKFLLVAVDYFSKWVEAEPLAKITEQEVLKFLWKNIVCRFGVSRRIISDNGRQFQGKGITSWCREMKITQSFTSVAYPQANGQTEVVNRVIVQALKARLQVLSVEIGQTSSRVESYPEDNDQSRAMELDLIEEKRNRAFIRMEEYRNRVMKSYNKKVRIGNFQVGDLVMKKVNPAGEVGKLEARWEGPYKIIRRVNSGSFYLEDAQGLPLKRPWNVFNLKKYYA, from the exons ATGGTAGGAGAAGACGAGGGATCCAGTGCTGGGTCCAAATCTCCTACCGTGGCAGAGGAATTGATGGAATTAAGGCAGAAGATGAAGGTATTGGAAGGACAGTTGGAAAGACGGAGCGTTGCCCGGGTAGTCCCGAGAGGATGCCCGTTTTCTGATATCATCGTCCGGGAGCCTCTTCCTGGAAATTTCAAATCTGCGaaggtgaaagactatgatggcAATGCAGACCCGGAGGAACACCTGGCCaggtttgaaaatatggccatgttgcactgttacactgATAGAATCAAGTTCAAGGTGTTCCTAACAACACTGGTGGATTCAGCTCAGAGGTGGTTCGAAGGCTTGACTTCCCAAAGTATCAGTTCCTTTGAAGACTTCCAGAAGGTGTTTTTACACCATTTTAGCAGCAGTAAAAAGTACAAAAAGACTGTTTTTAGCCTTTTTGAAGTTAAGCAAAACCCAGAAGAGAGTTTAAAGGCCTATATCAGAAGATTCAACAGAGTGGCCCTAGACGTCCCTACTTGTGCCACTGAAACGAAGACTACTGCATTCACCCAGGGTTTGAGAGAGGGTGAGTTCTTCAAGTCACTTACTAAGAAGGTGCCGGGAGATTTCGAGGATCTATTGTCGCGagcagaaaaatatatcaatatagAGGAAGCCCAGAAACAAAAGAGGGACTCTGTGAGAAAAGAAAAAGGAGACCGGATGTCTAAGCCCGAGGAGAGGGGACAGAAAAGAGGCAATACATGGCACTTTTCTCACCACGTGCCTCTGAAAATTGCTCGGGAGAGGGAAGTGCAGAAGTGCAGCAGAGATTTGGCCCCGGATCATCAGTTATCCCGGCCAGAAAAAAGTGAATTTTGCTCTTTTCACAAAGTATGCCACCATAACACTGAAAACTGCAGCCAGAGGCCGAGAGTGCCACCTTGGACATCTCGGCCACCAGGATCCAGCGCCCGAGGAGGAAGTGTGAGGAATATCCCGAGGATTGAGCCCAGTAGAAGAAGGGAGCCTGAGCCCGAGAGAAAAAAGAATTCGCCCCCTGCCACAggaatgatcaaaatgatattaggAGACTCTACTGATGGAGATTCTAACCGGGCGAGGAAGGGGAGAAGCAGGAGGGAATGTTTGGAGGTAGAAGGAGCAAGAAGGAATGAGGCGATCATTAGTTTTGGCCCGGAAGATTTGAGAGGGGTGAGTCTGCCCCACAACGACGCCCTGGTGATCCAAGCCCGAGTGGCGAATTATGATATTCTACGGGTCTTTGTGGACTCAGGTAGCtctgtaaatgtaatttttaaagatgtCTTTGTACAGATGGATTTGCAGGACTACCACCTAGAGGCTGTGGAGACTGCCCTCTTTGGTTTTGCTGGCCATATGGTTTACCCGGAAGGGGAGATCATGTTGCCATTAACCTTGGGTTCTCAGGATCTTAAGAGGACGGTGATGACTTCATTCACCGTAGTGGATTCCCcgtcatcatataatatcattttgggGAGACCGGCTATGAACGAATTGAGAGCCGTAGCATCCACATAccaccaaaagataaaatttcaaGTAGGAGCTCGGGTGGGAGAAGTCCGAGGAGATCAACCATCCTCTCAGAAATGCTATGTGGAGGCAGTTCGGGCGGATCAGAGTAGAACAAGGAAGGAAGGGAAGAAGGCAAGGGTGGACGGGGAAAGAACGATGGGGAGAGGAGAGGTGCATTTTGTGGCAGAAGAAGAACAAGAA GAGTTGACAGGGATTTCTCCCTTGATAGCAGAACATCAATTGAACATCCTCCCGAGATCTCACCcagtaaaacaaaaaaagaggCACTTTGGCCCTGAAAAGGACAAAGTAATTGATGCGCAAATTAAGGAGCTTCTGAAAGCTGGCCACATTAGGGAAATTCAATTCCCCACATGGCTTTCGAATGTGGTCTTG aatgcaggggctaCTTACCAGCGTCTGATGGATAAAGTCTTTGAGAAGCAGCTGGGACGGAATGTGGAAgtttatgtggatgatattctaTCCAAATCCCGAGAGGGTGCCAGCTTTATTAGTGATCTAGAAGAAACTTTTGCGACTCTCATGCATTATGGAATCAAGCTTAATCCTGCCAAGTATATTTTTGGCGTGAAGAGTGGCAAATTCTTGGGATTCATTTTGACAGACCGAGGGATCGAGGTGAATCAAGAGAAAGTCGAATCTGTGCTAAGCATGCCATCTCCCCGATCTGTCAATGAGGTACAAAAGCTAACTGGGAGAATTGCTTCCCTTTCCAGATTTATTTCCCGATCAGCACACCGGAGTtatcttttttttcaaatcttaAGGAAGGCCCAGCAATTCGGATGGGATGAGAAATGTGAACAGGCCTTCCAGGACTTGAAAATTCATCTTGCCGGGCTCCCGGTGTTGGTGAAACCAGAACCTGGAGAAAAATTATATGTCTATCTGTCCGCTACAGAGTATGCTGTCAGCTCTGTTCTAATAAAAGAGGAAGGAACTGATCAAAAACCTGTCTAttatgtcagccatgctctGAGGGGGCCCGAGCTCCG TCCTCTGGGTAGGATCATGACTCATTCCGAAGTATCCGGGCGAATGATAAAATGGACAGTAGAGTTGGGTGAATATGACATCGAGTACAAGCCCCGAGTGGCCATTAAAGCACAGGCTTTGTCAGATTTCTTATCTGAAATGATCCAGCCCAGTGAGGAGGAGGTATGGAAAGTATCAGTGGATGGGGCATCTAGCCTGATGGGGTGCGGAGTAGGGGTGGTATTAGTGTCTCCCTTGGGAGAAAATGTCAAATTAGCATTAAGAATTGATTCCCGGATAACCAATAATGAAGCTGAGTATGAGGCTGTTCTTGCAGGTATTCGAGCTGCCCGGGAAGTTGGAGCTTCTCGGATTATTCTATATTCTGATTCACAGCTCATCACTCAACAAATAAAGGGCATTTATGAGGCTAAGGATGACAAGATGCTTAAATATTTACGGCTCATTCGAGCCCAAGCAGAAAGCTTCAtggattggagtattgaacaaGTACCCCGAGAAGAAAACAGTGAGGCAGACGCTTTGGCTAAAATGGCTGCTTCTTTATCAGAAGTTAATACCCGGGAGGTGTTGCATATTACTCGGCTGGTTCTCTCTACGGAGGAAGAAGCATCACCCATGCCTGAAGATTCATGGATGACACCACTGATCGCGTATATTACGAACCATGAGCTCCCTGAGGATAAAGCCCGAGCTCAGAAGATCAAAAGACAAGCCcccaggtttgttctcttaaataaaattttgtacagaatATCATTCCAAGGACCGCTTTTGAAgtgtttaaatgaaaaaaagGTGGATTATGTTCTCCGAGAAATTCATGAGGGGTGTTGTGCCGAGCACCTCGGAGGAATGTATTTAACTCGAAAAACAATGCTTGCTAGATTCTGGTGGCCCACCTTAAAACAAGATTCTGCTCATTTGGTCCAGATTTGTGAGGGCTGTCAGCATCATTCGAATTTCAGCTACAGCCCGGCCACTCTCATGAAGCCTATTTGGGCATCCTGCCCTTTTGATCAATGGGGCATGGATATTGTGGGTCCTTTTCCGGTTGTCCGGGCTCAGAAAAAATTCTTACTAGTAGCTGTTGACTACTTTTCTAAGTGGGTTGAAGCTGAGCCTTTAGCAAAGATCACCGAGCAGGAAGtattgaaatttttatggaaGAACATTGTGTGCCGGTTCGGAGTGTCCAGGAGAATAATCTCGGACAATGGAAGACAATTTCAAGGCAAAGGAATTACGTCATGGTGTCGggaaatgaaaatcactcaatcTTTTACCTCTGTTGCATATCCTCAAGCCAATGGTCAAACAGAAGTTGTCAACAGAGTCATTGTGCAAGCATTAAAGGCAAGACTTCAGG ttcTTTCAGTAGAGATCGGGCAGACCTCttcccgggtagaatcttacccggagGACAACGACCAGAGCAGGGCCATGGAGTTGGACTTAATAGAAGAAAAAAGGAACAGGGCATTTATTCGAATGGAGGAATACAGAAATCGGGtgatgaaatcatataacaagaAGGTCCGTATTGGAAACTTCCAAGTtggggatttagtcatgaaaaaAGTCAACCCTGCTGGGGAAGTTGGGAAGCTGGAAGCCCGATGGGAAGGACCTTACAAAATCATTCGGAGAGTCAACTCGGGATCCTTTTATTTAGAAGATGCGCAGGGACTTCCACTCAAAAGGCCTTGGAATGTGTTTAACTTAAAGAAGTACTATGCATAA